The Candidatus Eisenbacteria bacterium region CACCATTTCAACCGCCGTATCGACATTTGGGTATTTAACAATGCCATTCTCATCGGCATCGGGATGAGAAGGATCAAAGACTTCGACAAAAGGAGTGGGGTCATCGGTGATTGAATCCACCAGAACCGATGCCAGCTTCTCCGACCGTCCGGAAGCCGGCGCCGCCATCGGCTGAAGATGCCCTGCTCTTGTTTGTCGCAGACCCTTCAGGGCTTGAGGCGCGATGACATCACCCACAGCTTGATTAATCTCATCGACGCGGAAGACGACGTCTTTCCGCCGGTAGGGCTCACCTGTTGCCGTCATGGTTGTTTGAGCATTCGCCAAGTTCTCGGCGATCGTGTCCATCTGGCGCCGGTAGGCGGAAAGGGCGCCGGCGCTGATATCCATAGATGACAACGAGCCGACCCTCATCACTCTCTCCCTTCTCTATACCCTTGGCCCATGCCGGATTCTCTAAAGATGGAATGCATCATCTCCCCCGTGAATGGCTAGCGGATCGGTCCGATGGCATCGATCAGCGATCTGTAATGCCCCGCCACGAACTGACTCAGGGCCTGGTAATGAAGGGTGGATTTTTGGAGCTCGATGATTTGCCGCTCTAATTCCAAGGGTTCCGAATCGGCGACGACCCGGGGACCGGGAATTTTCGACGCCCTGGAGCCCCCTGTTTCACCGGCAATGTGCCCCTTCTTCGATGAGTTCAAGGGCAGGCTGGGAGTGGTCTGCATCCCGGAAAGGAGTTCTTCAAATTTCACGGCCTGTGGCTTATATCCCGGTGTCTGGATATTGGCCAAATTTGAGGCCGCCACCTTCTGTCGCAAGGCCGCGGCATCCAACGCCTTTCTCAAGATTGGAATCGATCCCTGATTCGCTGTAATGCCGTCCATTATCCCTTCATCCTCCCTCGGCCATCCAATAGCTCACACATAGGGTTTGCAAGGGGGGTGCCAATGACGGTATCTAAAATTAAGGTTTTATCCTATTGATTGACAACAAGTTGAGGGAATTCATCATAGGGGCTCGTCAGAAGGGGGGGGAAAGATCATCCTCCATGAGGAAAGATCTTCCGGGTGTGATTAGAATTGTTGCAGTCGCGGAGATTTATCCTGCTCCGGATCGACCTCCGGAAACGGCTCCGCTTCCCCCAAATTTGCGGCTCTTGGGGGCTGGTACTCAGCCAGTTTGTTGCGGACCGTTCGGACGCTGATCCCCAATCGGCGGGCGGCGCGGGTTCGGTTCCCCTTCTCTTCATGTAGGATTCGGAGGATCGTCTGCCGTTCCATCTCCCGGAGATTATCCTCTTGCCGGACGGGCATGGGGGTGGGCTGGGCCACATCCCGCCAAAGCAAATGCTCCAAACGCAACTCCCCACCCATACAAAGGATGATTCCGCGGGATATGACATTTTCAAGCTCGCGCACATTACCCGGCCAGTCATGGGCCATGAATCTTTCCAACACCGCCGGAGAAACCGAGGTAGGCTCCCGCCCATTCTCTTTAGAGACTTTCTCGACAAAGTGCCGGATGAGATCTGGAATATCCTCTTTGCGATCCCGCAGAGGGGGGACCTCAATGGGAACGACATTTAATCGGTAATAGAGATCCTTGCGGAACTCGCCTCTTTCAATCATGGCTTCCAAATCGGTATTTGTTGTGGCGATGACCCTGACATCGACCCGAACCGGCTGGGAACCTCCGACCCGGTAAAATTCCTTCTCTTGAATCGCTCGTAAAAGTTTCGGTTGAAGAGACAGATCCATCTCGCTGATTTCATCAAGAAGAAGGGTTCCCCCATCGCTGATCTCGAACTTCCCCTTGCCGCGCGAGACGGCCCCGGTGAAGGCTCCTTTCTCAAAACCGAATAACTCCGATTCCAGAAGACCTGGTGGAACGGCGGCGCAATTGATTTTTATGAAAGCAGCCTCTCTACGAGGACTCAAATGATGAAGGTCGCTCGCAACGAGTTCCTTCCCCGTACCACTCTCACCGGTGATGAGGATATTTGATCGGGTCGGCGCAACGGTGCTGATGAGATCACGGAGAATCTCCATGACCCGGCTTCGTCCAATCATGGCCCGGTTCTCACGCCACTGCACCAGCTGATTCCGAAGACTTGTGTTCTCCTGATTCAACCGGGAAACACGCAGCGCCTGATGAACCGCCCGCTCCATATCCTGCGCTCGAAAAGGTTTGGTGACAAAGTCCAAAGCGCCCCGTTTCATCGCCTCGACCGCGGTTCCAACGGAGCCATGCCCGGTCATCATCACCACGCCCATCTCACCCTGATTCACCAATTCTTCCAGCAATTCCAATCCGTCGCTGGCTCCAAGCCTGAGATCAAGCAGAACCAATTCCGGTGAATGGCGTTCTACAATGGATCGGGCCAATTCGGCCGATGCCGCCGTCTTTACATCATGTCCTAATCCCCGCAGAAGCTCGGAGAGAAGATCCCGGATGAGAGGATCATCGTCCACCACAAGGACAACGGCGGGCGCCGATGCTTTCATACAACCTCCCCGGAGTGAGCCGGCAGCTCTAAAACAAAGACGGCGCCCCGATGGGGCGATGCCACGACATCAAGAGTGCCATTCATCGCCTCGGCGAGCCGGCGGGCCGTCGGCAAACCCAATCCGGTTCCTCCGGGTTTTCCAGTTTGGAAGGGTTGGAATATCCGGGAAGCCGTTGCCGGATCAAGTCCCGGCCCGGTATCCCGCACCAAAAAACGGACGCGGTCACTGGAAAGACGGGTGGCCTGCAATGTCAGCTCCCCCTGTTCTCCCATCGCCTCAATGGCATTTCGGATGCAGTTTCCAAGAATTTGAGTCATGAGGTCGCTATCGCCCCAAACCTGAGGGAGGCCCTCTTCGATACGCAGCTCCTTTTTTATGCCGGATAAGGAGGGACCGTCAAAGGAACGTAGAATTTCAGACAGGTATGGAGCCGCAGAAAAGGCACGCATCACAGGTTGTACAGGGCGCGCCAATACTAATATGTCGTCCACCATCCGCTGAATAATCTTTGTCGCATGAAAAATCCTCTCCAGATGTCCTTCTATCCCATGAGATTCGCGCTGTTCAAGCAGCGAAACGGTTCCCTGAATGGCGGCCAAGGGATTGCGCAATTCATGCAGAACGGTCGCGAGAAGCCGCCCGATCTCCGCGAGCGGGCGCAGTAGACTCACCTCATTCTCCAGCTCCACCAGACGGTCCTGGGTTACGAGGGCGCCGGCGGCGCCGCCGCAGTCTCCTCGATCATCCAGAGGAATCATCAAGCACTGAAAAAAACGCCCTCTCAACTCGATCTGGGAGCGGCCTTTCGGAACGGTAAAGATCGTTCCATCGCCCAAAATCGACTCTATCGGCCGTGCCGCCGCTTCGGACGCCGTCAAATGAAACAACGTCTCGGCACCTGCGGAGAGATAGCGGATTCTTCCGCCGGCATCGAGAATAAAGACAGCAGAAGTTATACATTCAAGGAGCTTCCCAAGAACGGCTGCGGCCCGGCGGCTCTCATCCCATTGCTGGGTGACATGCCGCAATAGCGATTCCGACACTTGACCGCCGTTTGGCGGCAATTCGTCCGCCACCCGCTGCGGGCGAGCCCATTTATCGTGCTGCATCTCTATTTTTGATTCAGGCGCCATAATTTATGAGACCTACTGCGTTACCGCATCCGCCGTCAATGCCATACTCAGCAGCTCCACATGGCGCCGGGCATATTGGGTCCAGTGTGACTGGGGAGATTCCTTTAACAATTGAAGGAACGACTCCCTTGCTCCTTCCAAATTGCCGGCTTCCTCCCGGCAAACCCCTGTCCTATAGATCGCCCATACGCGCTGATCGGGATCGGTCACTTTATCTATCGCCTCTGTATAAAGAGGCAGAGCCCCGATATAATCGCCGCGTATGCAGAAGAGATCGGCTCTGCGCAAGCGCGCTTCCCCCATCAGCTCCCCGGAATCATCCTCTACTATGTCATTCAAAATCTTTTCAGCTTCATCGAACCGTCCCAAACCCTCAAGGGCCTCAGATCTCAGGAGCTGTTCTTCCTGCGCCTGCCGCGGATCCATAACATCGGCCGGAAGACGCTCCAACCAGGCCAGCGATTCATCCCATCGGCCCCGGCTCAAACTCATCCTTGTATAATCGAGAACAGAATCAATCCAAGGCTCATCGGGCTTATGAGCTTTTTCCCAGGTTTCCAGAATTCTTCTTGCGACACTGCCGTTCTGCAGGGTCAATGCGATTTGCATCAGATGAAAATATGTTTCAACGGCAATGAGATGAGCCTCGGTGGCATCCTCTTCCTCAAACATCGCAACGGCGGCTGGGCGGCTTGTTAAAGGAACAGCAAGATGCCAAAGCAGGCGAAGGGCATTCGTCCCTTGTGTCCCCTTATAAAGCCGCAAACCCCGTGATATCATATCCATGGCCTGATCCGGCCGGTTCTGCAACAGCGCCTCCTGGCTTTTCTCAAGAAGATATCCTGTGGCATGGCGGGTGACCTCGCCACCGGTCATCACATAACGTTTCGCTTCGCTTGCCGCCAGCGCCGCGCTATCGGGTTCCGATGGGCGGACCGGTTCGACATTTTTGGGAAGGCTTTGCCGGACCATGTGCGGCAGAGCATCAGGGGGGGCGACCGGTATTTTGGTGATTTCAGGCTGCCCCACCGGCCGGGCGATCACCGGATTCTTGGATGCCGCCTGTGATTCGGTGGATGATTCGGCCGCTGATATTATAGGAGTTTGCTTGGCTGAAGCCGGGGTCTTTGATGTGTCCGGATCCTGTTTGACGGCTTGTTCCTGGGATTCCGCTGAAATCATGGGAGAGCCCTCGTCGCCATCCTTGCCGAATCGACGGCCGCCCCAGGGATCACCGGGCTTTGGCTC contains the following coding sequences:
- the flgB gene encoding flagellar basal body rod protein FlgB; the encoded protein is MDGITANQGSIPILRKALDAAALRQKVAASNLANIQTPGYKPQAVKFEELLSGMQTTPSLPLNSSKKGHIAGETGGSRASKIPGPRVVADSEPLELERQIIELQKSTLHYQALSQFVAGHYRSLIDAIGPIR
- a CDS encoding tetratricopeptide repeat protein — its product is MFNISHGIRYLIFWITILPAVWLAPAVFAETGDPAADNNSKPVRVEWIEIHADSTGTHLRVPFTGAPSTLRLDNPPRWAVDIKPARQGLGKTIALWTSVVDLGAIKTLRVGQFRLGPEPVVRLTLVLSEPRELTVDSDGLELLLRLEPKPGDPWGGRRFGKDGDEGSPMISAESQEQAVKQDPDTSKTPASAKQTPIISAAESSTESQAASKNPVIARPVGQPEITKIPVAPPDALPHMVRQSLPKNVEPVRPSEPDSAALAASEAKRYVMTGGEVTRHATGYLLEKSQEALLQNRPDQAMDMISRGLRLYKGTQGTNALRLLWHLAVPLTSRPAAVAMFEEEDATEAHLIAVETYFHLMQIALTLQNGSVARRILETWEKAHKPDEPWIDSVLDYTRMSLSRGRWDESLAWLERLPADVMDPRQAQEEQLLRSEALEGLGRFDEAEKILNDIVEDDSGELMGEARLRRADLFCIRGDYIGALPLYTEAIDKVTDPDQRVWAIYRTGVCREEAGNLEGARESFLQLLKESPQSHWTQYARRHVELLSMALTADAVTQ
- a CDS encoding sigma-54 dependent transcriptional regulator, with amino-acid sequence MKASAPAVVLVVDDDPLIRDLLSELLRGLGHDVKTAASAELARSIVERHSPELVLLDLRLGASDGLELLEELVNQGEMGVVMMTGHGSVGTAVEAMKRGALDFVTKPFRAQDMERAVHQALRVSRLNQENTSLRNQLVQWRENRAMIGRSRVMEILRDLISTVAPTRSNILITGESGTGKELVASDLHHLSPRREAAFIKINCAAVPPGLLESELFGFEKGAFTGAVSRGKGKFEISDGGTLLLDEISEMDLSLQPKLLRAIQEKEFYRVGGSQPVRVDVRVIATTNTDLEAMIERGEFRKDLYYRLNVVPIEVPPLRDRKEDIPDLIRHFVEKVSKENGREPTSVSPAVLERFMAHDWPGNVRELENVISRGIILCMGGELRLEHLLWRDVAQPTPMPVRQEDNLREMERQTILRILHEEKGNRTRAARRLGISVRTVRNKLAEYQPPRAANLGEAEPFPEVDPEQDKSPRLQQF
- the flgC gene encoding flagellar basal body rod protein FlgC; translation: MRVGSLSSMDISAGALSAYRRQMDTIAENLANAQTTMTATGEPYRRKDVVFRVDEINQAVGDVIAPQALKGLRQTRAGHLQPMAAPASGRSEKLASVLVDSITDDPTPFVEVFDPSHPDADENGIVKYPNVDTAVEMVNLVLATRAYEANLASLAAMRQIYESALQMGRTA